The Triticum aestivum cultivar Chinese Spring chromosome 7B, IWGSC CS RefSeq v2.1, whole genome shotgun sequence genome window below encodes:
- the LOC123158001 gene encoding putative uncharacterized protein DDB_G0286901: MAATATTGAVAGIGHGHGVQQQQQQQQQQQQQQQQQQQQQQQQQQQQQQQQQQHQQQQQQQQQQQQQQQQQQQQQQQQQQQQQQQQQQQQQQQQQQQQQQQQQQQQQQQQQQQQQQQQQQQQQQQQQQQQQQQQQQQQQQQQQQQQQQQQNNNNNNNNNNNNNNNNNNNNNNNNNNNNNNNNNNNNNNNNNNNNNNNNNNNNNNNNNNNNNNNNNNNNNNNNNNNNNNNNNNNNNNNNNNNNNNNNNNNNNNNNNNNNNNSSSSNNNNNSSSNTNNNSNNNSNNNNNNNNSNNNKNNNNNNNNNNNNNNNNNNNNNNNNNNNNNNNNNNNNNNNNNNNNNNNNNNNNNNNNNNNNNNNSSNNNSSNNNNRQQHNNNNNNNNNNNNNNNNNNNNNNNNNNNSNNNNNSNNSSNSSNNNNNNNNNNNNNNNNNNNNNNNNNNNNNN; the protein is encoded by the exons atggccgccacggcgacGACCGGTGCCGTGGCGGGCATCGGTCATGGCCACGGGGTG caacagcaacaacaacagcaacaacaacagcaacaacagcagcaacagcaacaacaacaacaacaacaacaacaacaacaacaacaacaacaacaacaacaacaccaacagcagcagcagcagcagcaacagcagcagcaacaacaacagcaacagcaacagcaacagcagcaacagcaacagcaacagcagcagcaacagcagcagcaacaacaacaacaacaacagcaacaacagcaacagcaacagcaacagcaacagcaacagcaacaacaacagcaacagcaacagcaacaacaacaacaacaacaacaacaacaacaacaacagcaacagcaacaacaacaacaacaacaacaacaacaacaacaacaacaacaacaacaacaacaa aacaacaacaacaacaacaacaacaacaacaacaacaacaacaacaacaacaacaacaacaacaacaacaacaacaacaacaacaacaacaacaacaacaacaacaacaacaacaacaacaacaacaacaacaacaacaacaacaacaacaacaacaacaacaacaacaacaacaacaacaacaacaacaacaacaacaacaacaacaacaacaacaacaacaacaacaacaacaacaacaacaacaacaacaacaacaacaacaacaacaacaacaacaacaacaacaacaacaacaacaacaacaacaacaacaacaacaacaacaacagcagcagcagcaacaacaacaacaacagcagcagcaacaccaacaacaacagcaacaacaacagcaacaacaacaacaacaacaacaacagcaacaacaacaagaacaacaacaacaacaacaacaacaacaacaacaacaacaacaacaacaacaacaacaacaacaacaacaacaacaacaacaacaacaacaacaacaacaacaacaacaacaacaacaacaacaacaacaacaacaacaacaacaacaacaacaacaacaacaacaacaacaacaacaacaacaacaacagcagcaacaacaacagcagcaacaacaacaacag acaacaacacaacaacaacaacaacaacaacaacaacaacaacaacaacaacaacaacaacaacaacaacaacaacaacaacaacaacaacagcaacaacaacaacaacagcaacaacagcagcaacagcagcaacaacaacaacaacaacaacaacaacaacaacaacaacaacaacaacaacaacaacaacaacaacaacaacaacaacaacaacaacaac